One Klebsiella electrica genomic window, GCATCAACGAAGATCTTTCTCTTGAAGAGGTTGCCGAGATCTATTTGCCGCTGTCGCGTTTGCTTAATTTCTATATCAGTTCTAACTTGCGCCGTCAGGCCGTACTGGAGCAATTCCTCGGAACTAACGGTCAACGCATTCCCTATATCATCAGTATTGCCGGAAGCGTTGCGGTAGGGAAAAGTACAACGGCGCGCGTATTACAGGCGCTGCTCAGTCGCTGGCCGGAACATCGTCATGTTGAATTGATCACGACCGATGGCTTCCTGCATCCTAACGCCGTATTGAAAGAACGCGGGCTGATGAAGAAGAAAGGCTTCCCGCAATCCTATGATATGCATCGTCTGGTCAAATTCGTCTCCGACCTGAAATCCGGCATACCTAACGCTACCGCTCCGGTTTATTCGCATCTTATTTATGATGTGATCCCCGATGGAGATAAAACCGTTGCCCAGCCGGACATTTTGATTCTGGAAGGATTAAATGTTTTACAAAGCGGGATGGATTATCCTCATGATCCGCATCACGTATTTGTATCTGACTTCGTTGATTTCTCTATATATGTTGATGCGCCAGAAGAATTACTAAAAACGTGGTATATCAACCGCTTCTTAAAATTCCGTGAAGGGGCCTTTACCGATCCGGATTCTTATTTCCATAATTATGCGAAACTTTCCCGAGATGAAGCGGTGAACATTGCCACCTCATTATGGAATGAAATCAACCTTTTGAATTTAAAAGAAAATATATTACCAACCCGAGAGCGTGCGAGTCTGATCATGACGAAAAGTGCCAATCACTCCGTTGATCAGGTTCGGTTACGCAAATAAGTTTTACAGAAGATAAAAAGGGAGCCTCAGCTCCCTTTTTATTCGGCTTATTCTGCGCTACGCAACGATATTTCGCCACCAACCCAGGGTTTTATCACGCCATCCTGCTCAAGCAATAACGCGCCCTGAGTATCGATGCCGCGAGAAATGCCGAATATTTCTTTATCGCCAATAATAAGCTTCACCGGACGGTTGAGGAAGTTATCTAATTTTTCCCAACGCGTCAGATAAGGTGCCAGACCATCCTGCTCAAAGAGCTGCAGGCCAGCACGAAGCTCTTTAATCAGGCGCGCCGCCAGCGTATTACGATCGATAGAGACACCGGCTTCCTGCAGGCTAATCCATCCCTGGTTGACAACATCTGACTCGACGTGACGCATGGCCAGGTTGATCCCCATCCCGCTAACTATCTGCGCCGCATCGCCGGTTTTTCCCGTCAGCTCGACCAAAATACCTGACAGTTTACGATCCTGAAGATAGAGATCATTTGGCCACTTCACGCGAACCTTATCAGCCCCCAGACTCTGGAGCACTTCGGCAATAACAATCCCGATGACCAGACTCAATCCCACAGCGGCGGCAGGCCCTTGCTCCAGCCGCCAGTACATCGAGAGATAGAGGTTTGCGCCAAAGGGAGAAAACCACTTGCGCCCTCGACGACCGCGGCCTGCCTGCTGATATTCTGCAACGCAGGCATCG contains:
- the coaA gene encoding type I pantothenate kinase, with protein sequence MSKKEQTLMTPYLQFNRNQWAALRDSVPMTLTEEEITRLKGINEDLSLEEVAEIYLPLSRLLNFYISSNLRRQAVLEQFLGTNGQRIPYIISIAGSVAVGKSTTARVLQALLSRWPEHRHVELITTDGFLHPNAVLKERGLMKKKGFPQSYDMHRLVKFVSDLKSGIPNATAPVYSHLIYDVIPDGDKTVAQPDILILEGLNVLQSGMDYPHDPHHVFVSDFVDFSIYVDAPEELLKTWYINRFLKFREGAFTDPDSYFHNYAKLSRDEAVNIATSLWNEINLLNLKENILPTRERASLIMTKSANHSVDQVRLRK
- the birA gene encoding bifunctional biotin--[acetyl-CoA-carboxylase] ligase/biotin operon repressor BirA, producing MRDNTIPLTLISILADGEFHSGEQLGERLGMSRAAINKHIQTLRDWGVDVFTVPGKGYSLPEPIQLLDEKRIAAQIEYGQVTVLPVIDSTNQYLLDRLNELQSGDACVAEYQQAGRGRRGRKWFSPFGANLYLSMYWRLEQGPAAAVGLSLVIGIVIAEVLQSLGADKVRVKWPNDLYLQDRKLSGILVELTGKTGDAAQIVSGMGINLAMRHVESDVVNQGWISLQEAGVSIDRNTLAARLIKELRAGLQLFEQDGLAPYLTRWEKLDNFLNRPVKLIIGDKEIFGISRGIDTQGALLLEQDGVIKPWVGGEISLRSAE